In Alkalihalobacillus sp. TS-13, the following are encoded in one genomic region:
- a CDS encoding nucleoside recognition domain-containing protein — MVNLIWVFMFVFGILYAAINGTMEEVNKVLFKSAQEAVTISLGLISILVFWLGLMNIAKKAGLLEKLSDLFKPVAKRLFPDIPADHPAMGYILSNMVANLFGLGNAATPMGIKAMEQMKKLNADRDDASRSMITFLAINTSSLTIIPTTVIAIRMNYDSLSPTDIVGTTLIATACSTFAAIMIDRYFYQRRQRRRRS; from the coding sequence ATGGTTAATCTGATCTGGGTGTTCATGTTTGTCTTCGGAATCCTTTATGCAGCGATCAATGGGACGATGGAGGAAGTTAATAAGGTATTGTTCAAAAGCGCTCAGGAAGCTGTCACTATCAGTTTAGGATTGATCAGCATCCTTGTCTTTTGGTTGGGGCTCATGAACATTGCAAAAAAAGCGGGATTACTTGAAAAGCTTTCGGACTTGTTCAAGCCGGTTGCAAAAAGGCTCTTTCCGGATATCCCGGCGGATCATCCTGCGATGGGATACATTTTATCAAATATGGTTGCAAACCTTTTCGGACTCGGAAACGCGGCTACACCTATGGGAATAAAAGCGATGGAACAGATGAAGAAATTGAATGCCGACCGTGATGATGCAAGTCGTTCTATGATTACGTTCCTCGCGATTAACACCTCAAGCCTTACCATCATTCCAACGACCGTCATAGCGATCCGGATGAATTATGATTCCTTGTCGCCGACCGATATTGTGGGGACTACGCTTATTGCGACTGCTTGTTCGACATTCGCAGCCATTATGATCGACCGTTATTTTTACCAGAGGCGGCAAAGAAGGAGGAGATCTTGA
- a CDS encoding D-alanyl-D-alanine carboxypeptidase family protein, translating to MIFFSTIPLHQLAYAEGPGVDAQGAILMEQESGRVLYGKNENQKMRIASITKIMTAILAIESGKMDELATVSERPLQAEGSSIYLKKGEKILLEDLVYGLMLRSGNDSAVAIAEHVGGSLEGFIYMMNEKAAEIGMKNTYFSNPHGLDDHENHYSTAYDMALLSQYAMENETYRKISSTKTHRAPQEGEEWDRIFKNKNKLLRMYEYSTGGKTGYTKRAKRTLVSTAKKDDLELIAVTLNDGNDWNDHMNLFDWAFNTYDLVSIVEKGPISGLENDAYKNKVEAARTFYYPLTEDERDLIKNEITLIKPPKNGKWGKNPPSPVGKLTIYLEGSAIGELPLFLKGTYRELEEETFWRTIKKVVTKFFIVTVPYG from the coding sequence ATGATATTTTTTTCAACTATACCGCTACATCAGCTCGCATATGCAGAAGGACCTGGTGTAGATGCTCAAGGTGCCATACTGATGGAGCAGGAATCTGGTCGTGTTTTATATGGAAAAAATGAAAACCAGAAAATGAGGATCGCAAGCATTACGAAAATCATGACTGCCATCTTAGCAATCGAGTCAGGAAAAATGGATGAATTGGCTACGGTAAGTGAGCGGCCTCTTCAGGCAGAAGGTTCTTCTATCTATTTAAAAAAAGGAGAAAAGATCCTCTTGGAAGATCTCGTTTATGGGTTGATGCTGCGTTCAGGTAATGATTCTGCTGTAGCAATTGCAGAACATGTTGGTGGCAGCTTGGAAGGGTTCATCTATATGATGAACGAAAAAGCTGCGGAAATCGGTATGAAAAATACGTATTTCTCCAATCCACATGGACTCGATGATCATGAGAATCACTACTCTACCGCCTATGACATGGCATTATTGTCTCAGTATGCGATGGAGAATGAAACATATCGAAAAATCTCTTCTACAAAGACCCACAGAGCCCCTCAAGAAGGGGAGGAATGGGATCGTATTTTCAAGAATAAAAACAAACTGTTACGGATGTATGAATATTCTACCGGTGGAAAAACAGGCTATACAAAACGTGCGAAAAGAACACTTGTATCAACAGCAAAAAAGGATGACCTTGAACTGATCGCTGTCACTTTGAATGATGGCAACGATTGGAACGATCATATGAACCTTTTTGATTGGGCATTCAATACATATGATCTTGTCTCGATTGTAGAAAAAGGTCCAATTAGTGGTCTTGAAAACGATGCTTATAAGAACAAAGTAGAAGCAGCGAGAACATTTTATTATCCTTTGACCGAAGATGAGCGTGACCTTATTAAAAATGAAATCACCCTTATCAAGCCACCTAAAAATGGCAAATGGGGAAAGAATCCGCCGAGTCCTGTTGGAAAGCTTACGATCTATCTTGAGGGTTCCGCAATAGGAGAACTCCCGTTATTTCTCAAAGGTACGTATAGGGAACTGGAGGAGGAAACCTTTTGGCGAACGATCAAGAAGGTTGTGACGAAGTTTTTTATCGTAACGGTGCCATATGGTTAA
- a CDS encoding isoprenylcysteine carboxyl methyltransferase family protein, producing MIFFLLYSLIIAQRLIELKVARRNEKKMKARGAKEFAAEHYKWIVILHTTFLLSLVLEAYVKGFELSPFFPVLFLLFIVLQGLRVWTIRSLGMFWNTKIIILPNANIVKKGPFRFLRHPNYVVVSFELLVIPLMFNAFWTAILFTILNALLLLLVRIPAEEAALSQQSDYDHQFSDTPRFIPQEERKHSKTPPK from the coding sequence ATGATTTTCTTTTTGTTATACTCTCTCATCATCGCACAGCGTCTAATTGAACTGAAGGTGGCTAGACGAAACGAAAAAAAGATGAAGGCGAGAGGGGCGAAGGAATTTGCCGCGGAGCATTATAAATGGATTGTCATTCTTCATACGACTTTCTTGTTATCATTAGTCCTAGAAGCATATGTTAAAGGATTTGAGCTATCACCTTTTTTTCCTGTATTGTTCCTATTGTTTATCGTGTTACAAGGGTTGAGGGTCTGGACGATCCGTTCACTCGGCATGTTTTGGAATACGAAGATTATCATTCTTCCAAATGCTAATATCGTAAAAAAAGGTCCATTCCGTTTCTTGCGTCATCCAAATTATGTTGTTGTTTCTTTTGAGTTGCTGGTCATTCCGCTAATGTTCAATGCATTTTGGACTGCAATTCTATTCACGATATTGAATGCCTTACTCTTACTGTTGGTCAGGATTCCAGCAGAAGAAGCTGCTTTATCCCAGCAATCGGACTACGATCATCAATTCAGTGATACCCCGCGTTTTATACCTCAAGAGGAACGTAAGCACTCGAAGACCCCACCTAAGTAG
- a CDS encoding type III polyketide synthase: protein MPYILSVGTCDPEHTLGQGHTVEFARELFSDHYSHIDRLLRVFENGQIESRNFVNDVQWYKENHTLQSKNDIYIEKSVEYGVKAIEDCLANNTYMKKQIPYNEIDAIFFVSTTGFSTPSIEARIMNELPFSPHTKRIPIWGLGCAGGASGLARSHDYCLAYPQAKVLLVCVELCSLTFQKQDYSKSNLIGTSLFADGVAAVLMVGNEVKEHELTIEKTIPRTLASQSTLMPDSEEIMGWDIKDEGLYVIFSKDIPHIVDSWFYPTIHQFLIDQNLKMDDIKHFIAHPGGIKVLNAYMSSLDIPASMFHDSLEILKRYGNMSSVTVIYVLNRFLQKDIPTGEKGLVTALGPGFSSEVVLIEWVE from the coding sequence ATGCCATATATCTTATCCGTCGGTACCTGTGATCCAGAACATACCTTGGGACAAGGCCATACAGTCGAATTTGCAAGAGAGCTGTTCAGTGATCATTATTCCCATATTGATCGCTTATTACGTGTGTTCGAAAATGGACAGATTGAATCAAGGAACTTTGTCAATGATGTTCAATGGTATAAGGAAAACCATACGTTACAATCGAAAAATGACATCTATATTGAAAAATCAGTTGAGTATGGTGTCAAAGCGATCGAGGATTGCCTTGCCAACAATACATACATGAAAAAGCAGATCCCCTATAACGAAATAGACGCTATATTCTTTGTTTCGACGACTGGATTTTCAACACCGAGTATTGAAGCGAGGATCATGAATGAACTCCCATTTTCCCCTCACACGAAACGGATCCCGATCTGGGGCTTAGGGTGTGCAGGGGGCGCTTCAGGACTGGCTCGGTCGCATGATTATTGCCTTGCCTATCCACAAGCGAAAGTCCTGCTTGTTTGTGTAGAATTGTGCAGTTTGACGTTCCAAAAACAAGATTATTCGAAAAGCAATCTGATCGGGACATCTCTTTTTGCAGATGGTGTAGCAGCAGTATTAATGGTGGGGAATGAAGTGAAAGAGCATGAATTGACGATTGAAAAAACCATTCCCAGGACGTTAGCCAGTCAATCCACATTGATGCCGGATTCAGAAGAGATAATGGGATGGGATATTAAAGATGAAGGCCTCTATGTCATCTTTTCTAAGGACATCCCCCATATCGTAGATAGCTGGTTTTATCCTACCATCCATCAATTTCTCATCGATCAGAATCTCAAGATGGATGATATCAAGCATTTCATCGCTCACCCCGGTGGTATAAAAGTGTTGAACGCCTATATGAGTTCGTTGGACATTCCTGCTTCGATGTTTCATGATTCATTGGAAATATTGAAGCGGTACGGGAACATGTCATCTGTGACCGTGATCTATGTATTGAATCGGTTCTTGCAAAAAGATATCCCAACTGGAGAGAAAGGTCTTGTCACCGCATTAGGACCTGGTTTCAGTTCAGAAGTCGTCCTAATAGAATGGGTAGAATGA
- a CDS encoding YjcZ family sporulation protein produces MSDGFGKGFILLVVLFVLLVIIGITVYSGYHG; encoded by the coding sequence ATGTCAGATGGATTTGGTAAGGGGTTCATCTTGCTCGTTGTTTTGTTCGTGCTATTAGTGATTATCGGTATTACCGTCTATTCAGGATATCACGGCTAA